A part of Polyangiaceae bacterium genomic DNA contains:
- a CDS encoding DUF58 domain-containing protein, whose protein sequence is MLPNRSLVILLIIPLVLAVMMLFDPSMLMPMLAVDAAIAAVALVDLLFAIKPLVQVSREIGPVFSLGRQNPVRLRIRNLSRRRLKIEVTEDLFEDAISAELPLKVRVAGRSREELVYHIEPRRRGAHTIGAHHVRYASPLGLWLRQLNLPAESRVKVYPDLQSIRTYELLARQDREFALVRATKLKGGESEFERLREYTRDDEYRALDWKATARRQRLIAREYQLESNQNLMFMLDAGRLMTAEADGIARFDHALNATLMLAHVATRGGDRVGLVGFDEAVRSFVPPESGSRAARRLIQASYDLHPRLVEPDYDAAFEYLALKVRKRSLVVMFSQVVDDAVAETLVKRTRGIARLHLPLLVLFRDAEVERLLGSQGGSDSLYVRGAAAEMLRWRDQLIRDLRASGALVLDTLPSKLTPALINHYLQIKARHLL, encoded by the coding sequence ATGCTGCCCAATCGCTCCCTCGTCATCCTGTTGATCATCCCGCTCGTGTTGGCGGTGATGATGCTGTTCGACCCCAGCATGCTCATGCCCATGCTCGCGGTGGACGCAGCGATTGCCGCGGTGGCTCTGGTGGATCTGCTGTTTGCCATCAAGCCGCTGGTGCAGGTCAGTCGCGAGATCGGTCCGGTTTTTTCCCTGGGGAGACAGAACCCAGTCCGGCTACGCATCCGCAATCTGTCGCGCCGACGCCTGAAGATCGAGGTGACCGAAGATCTCTTCGAGGACGCCATCTCGGCGGAGCTCCCGCTCAAAGTACGCGTGGCGGGGCGCAGCCGTGAAGAGCTCGTCTATCACATCGAGCCTCGGCGGCGTGGGGCTCACACCATCGGCGCCCACCATGTGCGCTACGCGTCGCCGCTTGGGTTGTGGCTACGGCAGCTGAACTTGCCCGCGGAGAGTCGCGTGAAGGTCTATCCCGACCTGCAGTCGATCCGCACCTACGAGCTGCTCGCGCGACAGGACCGCGAGTTCGCGTTGGTCAGGGCTACCAAGCTCAAGGGGGGGGAGAGCGAGTTCGAGCGCCTTCGGGAGTACACTCGCGACGACGAGTATCGCGCCCTTGACTGGAAGGCGACCGCACGTCGCCAACGCCTCATCGCCCGGGAGTACCAGCTCGAGAGCAACCAGAACCTGATGTTCATGCTCGACGCGGGGCGCTTGATGACCGCCGAGGCCGATGGCATCGCGCGCTTCGACCACGCGTTGAACGCGACGCTGATGTTGGCGCATGTTGCCACGCGCGGCGGAGATCGCGTGGGCCTGGTGGGCTTTGACGAAGCGGTGCGGTCTTTCGTCCCACCCGAGAGCGGGAGCCGGGCCGCGCGCCGTTTGATTCAAGCAAGCTACGACCTCCACCCGAGACTGGTCGAGCCGGACTACGACGCGGCGTTCGAGTACCTCGCGCTAAAAGTGCGCAAGCGCTCGCTGGTGGTGATGTTCTCTCAGGTGGTGGACGATGCCGTAGCCGAGACGCTGGTCAAGCGCACGCGAGGCATCGCGCGCTTGCACCTCCCGTTGCTGGTGCTGTTTCGCGACGCGGAGGTCGAGCGCCTGCTGGGGAGCCAAGGCGGGAGCGACTCGCTCTATGTTCGCGGCGCGGCGGCGGAAATGTTGCGCTGGCGCGATCAGTTGATCCGCGATTTGCGGGCCTCGGGCGCCCTGGTGCTCGACACCCTGCCGAGTAAGCTGACGCCTGCGCTCATCAATCACTATCTGCAGATCAAGGCGCGTCACCTGCTGTGA
- a CDS encoding MoxR family ATPase: MSRVLVGQDDIVEHVLTASLARGHVLIEGVPGLGKTLLVRALSHVLGAGFKRIQFTPDLMPSDVTGGNVFDQSKGQFMFMPGPVFTQLLLADEINRAPAKTQSALLEAMQDRSVTADGETRHLPEPFLVIATQNPVESQGTYPLPEAQLDRFLIKVHVTHPTQAAEQQILTNYLHGFDPANLDRVGLQQVLSVEQLLEMQSALNSVRVDPEIVAYVTDIVGRTRSHRAVYLGASPRASIGLLTTARARAAAEGRDFVVPDDVKVFAPGVLRHRLILHPDAELEGTTADDCVEGILREAPVPRTAA, translated from the coding sequence ATGTCTCGGGTGTTGGTGGGCCAGGACGACATCGTCGAGCACGTACTCACCGCGTCGTTGGCTCGCGGGCACGTGTTGATTGAGGGCGTCCCCGGATTGGGCAAGACGCTGCTCGTGCGCGCTCTCAGCCACGTGCTGGGTGCGGGCTTCAAGCGCATCCAGTTCACTCCCGACTTGATGCCGAGTGACGTCACAGGCGGCAACGTCTTCGACCAGTCCAAGGGACAGTTCATGTTCATGCCGGGGCCCGTGTTCACTCAGCTGCTCTTGGCAGACGAGATCAACCGCGCCCCAGCCAAGACGCAGTCAGCGCTGCTCGAGGCGATGCAAGACCGCAGTGTGACAGCGGACGGCGAGACTCGTCACTTGCCGGAGCCCTTCTTGGTCATCGCGACCCAGAACCCGGTGGAGTCCCAGGGCACTTACCCGTTGCCTGAGGCGCAGCTCGATCGCTTCTTGATCAAGGTGCACGTGACGCATCCAACCCAGGCGGCCGAGCAACAGATCTTGACGAACTACCTGCACGGCTTCGATCCCGCGAATCTGGACCGCGTTGGGCTCCAGCAGGTGCTGAGCGTCGAGCAGCTGCTCGAAATGCAGAGCGCCCTCAACAGCGTGCGCGTCGACCCTGAGATCGTCGCGTACGTCACGGACATCGTCGGACGCACCCGCAGCCATCGCGCGGTGTACCTCGGTGCTTCGCCCCGTGCTTCGATCGGCCTCCTGACCACCGCGCGCGCGCGCGCCGCCGCCGAAGGACGCGACTTCGTCGTGCCCGACGACGTGAAGGTGTTTGCTCCTGGGGTGCTGCGGCATCGGCTCATCTTGCACCCGGACGCGGAGCTCGAAGGCACGACGGCAGACGACTGTGTCGAGGGCATCTTGCGAGAAGCACCCGTGCCGCGCACTGCCGCCTGA
- a CDS encoding DUF4350 domain-containing protein, with the protein MTEAGAVITRSAVITRKRSAVITRSAVITHSAVITHSAVNPRGRVGSVLLRAWVCLFLALGFSGSASAASQHAETTLTPKPGFERVQGNNRDFRSVQYDPDDGYYDDGEQDDDDDGDSLPPGNGYRSPYDDEEPGYDYQREMERSRKRTVEGDLSKILGDEHYDYCRDLESRVKSGEYPLCKLKESAKARCPGFAAACDKPPLEDKGSIVGGDSRRTTRGEGKKPEEEKTSTPTPSVSPGMSGAAVVVFWALLFGLALLLLFSVARNFRREDIVEKSDEPEKLDDDGEGFVPRAKRSIVETDIDRLLARARAAAQAGDYDQAMSDAHAALLRYLDGNGLIELHHSRTNGEYARHLREHPQLQEAFRASAREVEAVQFGASQSGADGFRRLMGRILPVLGRAAALLLTVSLLTQVMACSSSGGSAPKSTPSGDYGPAGVSVLQGLLIERGSEVRHLDGKIDEIPEDVHTIVVHGPTDLESFEWSRIMAWVRRGGRLVVALDSDLPETQLQANRIRAACDQLKVAAAYPNYSAEKLTAVTPEALGLSDSSYWPILECYDTGSGRATPYAVARDLGLGSVVVLPSSDLLTNASMISDDHAHVVMDLMFGTPSVVVFIDTWTGVGQESPFAAVGHGKLNPFLIQLFLLMGVLFWWKGRHFARPQDPPEAHRRAFREHVEALGSQYAKARASRMALGMYAGWALERLRERCQPGGNRRGLLPLAAAIAARTGRDERDVTRILVESESARDAYTAPGEPNEDLKLMRELEALLADTGGIR; encoded by the coding sequence GTGACTGAGGCCGGCGCAGTGATCACGCGAAGCGCAGTGATCACGCGAAAGCGCAGCGCAGTGATCACGCGCAGCGCAGTGATCACGCACAGCGCAGTGATCACGCACAGCGCAGTGAATCCGCGCGGTCGAGTTGGGAGCGTGCTCCTCAGGGCCTGGGTTTGCCTCTTCTTGGCGCTAGGGTTTTCAGGTAGCGCCTCTGCGGCGTCGCAGCACGCGGAGACTACCCTCACCCCCAAACCTGGCTTCGAGCGGGTTCAGGGAAACAACCGCGACTTTCGTAGCGTCCAGTACGACCCCGATGACGGCTACTATGATGACGGGGAGCAAGACGACGATGATGACGGGGATTCGTTGCCTCCGGGAAACGGATATCGAAGCCCCTACGACGACGAGGAACCCGGCTACGACTATCAGCGCGAGATGGAGCGGTCGCGCAAGCGGACTGTCGAGGGTGACCTGAGCAAGATCCTCGGCGACGAACACTACGACTACTGCCGCGATCTCGAGTCGCGAGTGAAGAGCGGCGAGTATCCGCTGTGCAAGTTGAAGGAGTCCGCCAAGGCGCGTTGCCCAGGGTTCGCTGCGGCCTGCGACAAGCCGCCCCTTGAAGACAAGGGGAGCATCGTTGGCGGGGACTCCAGGCGCACGACCCGTGGCGAGGGGAAGAAGCCCGAGGAGGAGAAAACCAGCACGCCGACGCCCAGTGTGAGTCCTGGCATGAGCGGCGCCGCGGTGGTCGTGTTCTGGGCGCTGCTCTTCGGGCTGGCGCTGCTGTTGCTCTTCTCCGTCGCGCGCAATTTCCGCCGGGAAGACATCGTCGAGAAATCAGACGAACCGGAGAAGCTCGATGACGACGGCGAAGGCTTCGTGCCGCGGGCCAAGCGCTCGATCGTGGAAACCGACATCGATCGACTGCTTGCTCGAGCCCGTGCAGCTGCGCAGGCTGGCGACTACGACCAGGCCATGAGTGACGCGCACGCGGCGCTCCTGCGTTACCTGGACGGCAACGGCCTGATCGAGCTGCACCACAGCCGCACGAACGGGGAATACGCGCGCCACCTTCGGGAGCATCCGCAGCTGCAGGAGGCGTTTCGCGCCAGCGCGCGAGAAGTGGAAGCGGTGCAGTTCGGCGCCTCGCAGTCGGGCGCCGACGGCTTCCGACGCTTGATGGGGCGTATCCTCCCGGTACTGGGACGCGCAGCCGCGTTGCTGCTGACTGTGAGCCTACTCACCCAAGTGATGGCGTGCAGCTCGAGCGGCGGCTCCGCACCGAAGTCGACGCCGAGCGGGGACTATGGCCCGGCCGGTGTGTCGGTCTTACAGGGCTTGTTGATCGAGCGCGGGAGCGAGGTGCGGCACCTTGACGGAAAGATCGACGAGATCCCGGAGGATGTGCACACCATCGTGGTGCATGGCCCGACAGACCTGGAGAGCTTCGAGTGGTCGAGGATCATGGCGTGGGTGCGCCGCGGCGGCCGGCTCGTGGTGGCCCTCGACAGTGACCTGCCCGAGACGCAACTCCAGGCGAACCGGATCCGGGCCGCGTGCGATCAACTCAAAGTTGCCGCTGCCTACCCAAACTATTCCGCGGAGAAACTGACTGCCGTCACGCCGGAGGCGCTTGGGCTGAGCGACAGCAGCTATTGGCCGATCCTCGAGTGTTACGACACCGGCAGCGGCCGAGCCACGCCCTACGCGGTCGCGCGAGACCTCGGCCTGGGGAGCGTCGTGGTGTTGCCGAGCTCCGACCTGCTCACCAACGCCTCGATGATCAGCGACGATCACGCCCACGTGGTGATGGACCTGATGTTCGGGACGCCGTCGGTGGTGGTGTTCATCGATACCTGGACGGGTGTAGGGCAGGAGAGCCCGTTTGCTGCCGTTGGGCACGGCAAGTTGAACCCGTTCTTGATTCAGCTGTTCTTGCTGATGGGCGTCTTGTTCTGGTGGAAAGGGCGTCACTTCGCGCGGCCCCAGGATCCTCCCGAGGCGCATCGTCGGGCGTTCCGTGAGCACGTGGAGGCGCTCGGCAGCCAGTATGCGAAGGCGCGCGCGTCGCGCATGGCGCTCGGCATGTACGCGGGTTGGGCGCTCGAAAGGCTTCGCGAGCGCTGCCAACCCGGCGGCAACCGCCGCGGCCTGTTGCCTTTGGCTGCTGCGATCGCCGCTCGGACAGGGCGCGATGAGCGAGACGTGACGCGAATCCTCGTGGAAAGCGAGTCCGCGCGCGATGCCTACACGGCTCCGGGGGAGCCGAACGAGGATTTGAAGCTGATGCGGGAGCTCGAAGCGCTCCTCGCCGACACTGGAGGAATTCGTTGA
- a CDS encoding stage II sporulation protein M: MIGRDEFVAKRSARWDELERLLVDKGLHRLPPATISRVAALYRVICADLMRARSLGIGADVTGHLDVLASRAHNVLYAPKPYRLRALWDLIVFGFPRAFRSNWRFNLLAFVLFYLPFAVGIIGALHSTEFAEGILPRAMLRAMEEAYSQGFDDGRATGADAAMAGFYVHNNVGIAFRCFATGIVFGFGSMFFLVYNGLVTGAVLGHVIHVGHGANILTFVCGHSPFELNAIVIAGGAGLQMGYALVRTNGLTRTASLRKRAPELFSQISGAAFMLLIAAFIEGFWSPSSIPPPVKWGFSAVMTTLVLVYLLFVGREKRAKRRVATPSRQRGTDDDAAPPSSRMSAPPPSSRMSAPPASAPPPSFASSRPSG, from the coding sequence ATGATTGGACGCGACGAATTCGTTGCGAAGCGCTCCGCCCGCTGGGATGAGCTCGAGCGATTGCTGGTCGACAAGGGGCTTCACCGGCTCCCGCCAGCAACGATCAGCCGCGTTGCCGCGCTCTACCGAGTCATCTGCGCGGATCTCATGCGCGCCCGCTCGCTGGGAATTGGCGCTGACGTCACGGGACATCTCGATGTGCTCGCGAGTCGCGCACACAACGTACTCTACGCCCCAAAGCCCTATCGCCTGCGGGCGCTGTGGGACTTGATCGTGTTCGGCTTCCCGAGGGCCTTTCGTTCGAACTGGCGCTTCAACCTGCTGGCGTTCGTGTTGTTCTACCTGCCTTTCGCTGTAGGTATCATCGGCGCGCTGCACTCTACGGAGTTCGCTGAAGGCATCCTACCGCGCGCGATGTTGCGGGCGATGGAGGAGGCCTATTCCCAAGGCTTCGACGATGGGCGTGCGACCGGTGCGGACGCCGCCATGGCGGGCTTCTACGTCCACAACAACGTCGGCATCGCTTTCCGCTGCTTCGCCACGGGGATCGTGTTCGGGTTCGGCAGCATGTTCTTCCTGGTCTACAACGGCCTGGTGACGGGCGCGGTGCTTGGTCACGTGATCCACGTCGGGCATGGCGCGAACATCCTCACCTTCGTGTGTGGTCACAGTCCGTTCGAGCTGAACGCGATCGTCATCGCAGGCGGCGCCGGATTGCAGATGGGGTATGCACTGGTCCGTACCAACGGGCTGACTCGGACTGCATCCTTGAGGAAACGCGCGCCGGAGCTTTTCTCGCAGATCAGCGGCGCAGCCTTCATGCTGCTCATCGCGGCGTTCATCGAAGGCTTCTGGTCGCCTTCTTCCATTCCGCCACCGGTGAAGTGGGGCTTCTCCGCGGTGATGACCACGCTGGTGTTGGTCTACCTGTTGTTCGTCGGTCGCGAGAAGCGCGCCAAGCGCCGCGTCGCGACGCCAAGCCGCCAGCGTGGTACCGATGACGACGCGGCTCCACCGAGCTCGCGCATGAGCGCGCCGCCTCCCAGTTCTCGCATGTCTGCTCCGCCAGCGTCGGCGCCGCCGCCTTCATTCGCATCCTCGAGGCCGTCCGGATGA
- a CDS encoding RDD family protein — protein sequence MAGNQAKLARRNSALRGEEREPLDTTADVETPEHVRFRFRTAGPARRAAAYVIDLIVRTVIISVFAFLALIGGATLGEDGIGGVGIGLLLTLYFLVEWFYYVVSETLMGGRSVGKRAMRLRVVKQSGVPLSFSDSLLRNLLRGADLLPNFYVVGIIVMGRDRYFRRLGDLVAGTLVVSEESSRVREPLMIHPPPTAKELSRIPARPGLSADEVEALELFVGRFGQLSPARQEELADLVAPTFADRLGLRYRSAARFLGLLYFRATRGVLPEESQPTRTPYIATVRDGYQPPQSGQGWP from the coding sequence ATGGCGGGCAATCAAGCAAAACTGGCGCGCAGGAACTCAGCGCTGCGTGGCGAGGAACGAGAGCCGCTCGACACCACCGCGGATGTCGAGACTCCCGAGCATGTGCGCTTCCGGTTTCGCACGGCGGGGCCCGCGCGCCGAGCCGCTGCCTACGTGATCGACCTGATCGTGCGTACGGTCATCATCAGTGTCTTCGCCTTCCTTGCCTTGATTGGTGGTGCCACCCTGGGGGAGGACGGGATCGGCGGCGTCGGCATCGGTCTGCTGCTGACGCTATATTTCCTCGTGGAATGGTTCTACTACGTTGTTAGCGAGACGCTGATGGGCGGGCGCAGTGTGGGCAAGCGAGCCATGCGCCTCAGGGTGGTGAAGCAGAGCGGCGTGCCACTATCTTTCTCAGACAGCCTGCTACGCAACCTGCTGCGGGGCGCGGACTTGCTCCCGAACTTCTACGTCGTGGGCATCATCGTGATGGGCCGTGATCGGTACTTTCGGCGACTGGGAGACCTGGTCGCAGGCACGCTGGTAGTGAGCGAGGAGTCGTCGCGCGTGCGTGAGCCGCTGATGATTCATCCGCCGCCGACGGCCAAGGAGCTCTCGCGCATCCCCGCGCGCCCAGGGCTGAGCGCCGATGAGGTCGAGGCCCTCGAACTCTTCGTGGGTCGATTTGGGCAGCTGTCTCCGGCGCGCCAGGAGGAGCTAGCTGACCTCGTGGCGCCCACGTTCGCGGATCGTCTCGGCCTGCGCTATCGCAGCGCGGCGCGCTTTCTTGGATTGTTGTATTTCCGTGCGACAAGAGGCGTCCTGCCGGAGGAGTCGCAGCCGACGCGCACGCCGTACATCGCCACGGTTCGTGACGGCTACCAGCCCCCGCAATCGGGGCAGGGGTGGCCATGA
- a CDS encoding RDD family protein: MAQPGYNPYAAPQGPEFPFAQPTSDSMFIKAERGSRFAAKLIDGLCDVGAMLPGIVVLFAAGAANEEALIVVGGLLMVVGLLGMAIYQWMGIVKSGQTVGKRMMKIKVVKQDGSPVDFVSGVILRNWILAIAAQVVGAIGLVDALMIFTEQRRCLHDMLATTDVIVAESYAAF; this comes from the coding sequence ATGGCGCAGCCCGGCTACAATCCCTACGCCGCTCCGCAGGGGCCCGAGTTTCCGTTCGCCCAACCCACGAGCGACTCGATGTTCATCAAGGCGGAGCGAGGCTCGCGCTTCGCCGCGAAGCTGATCGATGGGCTATGCGACGTGGGCGCTATGCTCCCCGGTATCGTGGTCCTGTTCGCCGCTGGCGCGGCCAACGAAGAGGCGCTGATCGTGGTCGGTGGCCTGCTGATGGTGGTCGGTCTGCTCGGAATGGCGATCTACCAGTGGATGGGGATCGTCAAGTCCGGTCAAACCGTGGGGAAACGGATGATGAAGATCAAGGTTGTCAAGCAGGATGGCAGCCCGGTCGATTTCGTGTCCGGTGTGATCCTTCGTAACTGGATCTTGGCGATCGCTGCTCAGGTCGTCGGAGCGATTGGCCTCGTGGACGCGTTGATGATCTTCACCGAGCAGCGTCGCTGCTTGCACGACATGCTGGCGACCACGGATGTGATCGTCGCCGAGAGCTACGCAGCCTTCTGA